The Deinococcus aquaticus genomic interval CACCGGCCCTGCACCTGAACGGGCAGGTACAGCAAGGCCCGGCCGTCCTGGGAAGGAACGACCGGGCAGTGTGGGTGCGCCCGCGAGCGCGGGCCCAGCACCCCTATGATTCACTCTCTGGCGGGGTTCAGTAGAACTTGGTGATGCGCTCGACGCTGTGGCGGTGGTGGGGGAAGCCGTCTTCGGCGCGCTTGCCGACGGGCAGCAGGCCGGCGAACTGGACGTGCTCGGGCAGGCCGAGGATTTCCTTGACCTTGTCGGGCTGGAAGCCCAGCATGGGCACGGTGTCGTAGCCGAGGCCGCGGGCGGCGAGCATGACGAAGCCGAAGGCGATGTTCGCCTGGCTCAGGCCCCACTGGCCGCGCTGGGCGACGTCCTGGCCGCCGAAGGCGCCGTCGAAGGTCTTGCGCTGGCCTTCGCGGCCCTGCTCACCCATGCCGGGGTGCGCGGTTTCCTCGACGGTCTGCAGGGTGTCTTCCATGTCGCTGTACACGACGAT includes:
- a CDS encoding nitroreductase family protein; its protein translation is MTATTPKVLDVKEAIETRRSIRKYVQEPMNQDDLHEILRLASLAPSAWNAQTWRFAVVQDAAIKQQLQDAAYGQGQVTNAPAVIVVYSDMEDTLQTVEETAHPGMGEQGREGQRKTFDGAFGGQDVAQRGQWGLSQANIAFGFVMLAARGLGYDTVPMLGFQPDKVKEILGLPEHVQFAGLLPVGKRAEDGFPHHRHSVERITKFY